Within Scomber scombrus chromosome 12, fScoSco1.1, whole genome shotgun sequence, the genomic segment ACTGTCCCCTACATGCACTTTTTCTGGTTGAAACTGGTCAGGCACAACATGTCAATGTAATGCCATTGTAGAGTACAATTAACTGTGCCTCCCTTGTTCGCTTAATTTTTCAGGCAGAAGGGGATTACAGAGCCCAAATCTTTCCTGTAAGACCCTTCCTGGCAACGGCCCTCAGTTATGGGAAAAAGCATCAAAGTTCCTGAAGAATTTAAGGTGCATTCAGTGTGAAAACCAGTTTGACCTGTGGTCTGctctcttcatccctccccCAGTCTTTTCCTTTCATCTGCCTTCTCCACTTTTCTTTGAGCTTTCTCTTCACATCCCCTTTCTCCactcctctctactcctctgCTTTCCTCTGATTCACTCCAACTATGTCAGTTAGGGTTTTTGACCTGAGGTTATGAGAATGGGTGCAATCTGAAGGTGATATCATTTTTATGATGCTGTAATGTGACTGAAAGAAACTCTTGTCTCTCCTCTCAAAGGACTGTACAAAAGCAAGAACATTGTCTAATTCAAAACATGACGTGATtctatgaaaatgaaaaaagaaatgaaatgagaaagtAGATCATATGTAGCCTAAATTCAGGTTATAGACCCATTATACATCAATACATCCTTGGCCATCTCTTTATAGGTCATTGAAATATTACTGATTAGTTTGTTTCTATAATATTATAGAAACTGCTTGCTGctgaaacattaaacacatccagcagtcatctatttattttccttcagcCTATTTTTAACTCACTGCAGACGCACAGACTGTCTCATTTTGCTGCCAACCGGTGTATCGTTCTTACTCTCTTAAGTTTAATTTAGCTTGCTGTTATTTTCTAGTGAACTCAAGGCAGACGGAGATTTGTTACATGACTTTTGTAAATGTCTTCCTATTTTTCTAGTGCTGACCAGGCAGAGGAGTAAAGGCAGTGCACCCTGCTGGTGCAGCGTGGTGTTGTTATTACCATCCATCAACCGGTTCAGACTGGACTGATGGCAATATTAACAATGCTCCTGGAGAGAAGTAACCAGTACGCCCAGCCCCCATCGTTAGCACACGATTGCCAAACTTTTTCCAGTTTGACTGCAGGCAATTGATAAATAGACTTTGAGTTAGGTCAAGTGGCttttaatattcaaaatgtaatttcttcTTAATAGTCTTaattttttacttgttttggtcctttctttctgtctctctctttttttcttttcttttcttttttaagaaacTAATTTATTTTGTCCGTCCCGGAAAATAGCAGGTAAACATTGTTGTGcctatttgcatgtgtttgtgcatttgtgagTTTTCTGTGACTTACAATTCCAGATgttgagaaaattaaaaaaaaaaaaaaaaaaaaagtagcctATAGCGAGCCTGCAGTATGACCCATAAACCCAAGCGTCACATCTTTAAGAGCAGCCCTGTGTACTCTGTGCGCTCCAGGCGCGCAAGAGGAAGCAGCGCTCTTCCTCCAATATCTGCGTTCAAGCTGCTGCTGGACCAGCAAGAACAGCTTTGAACCGGTTTTGTCGCCGGCTACAAAGCTGCAAGTAACGGATGCCAGAATGCGCATTGTTGATGCTGAGTGCTTTCTTTACACACGGACATCATAAGATTCCTGCTCATAGGCTATAGCCCAACGTCCTTATGCGACGTTTTCTTGTCATTTGTAGTGATTGTTTAAGCAGGGATTTTATTAGCCGAGCCCTCCTACATGGAAAGTTCTCATAAGAGCGCGCAGCTCTGCAGGCGCCCGCTGCTGTTTTTGTAGATGCTGAGGTGAGTGCCGCATGTGTTCtgataaaataacaaacacagtATGCGTATGTTTGTATTGACATCGGCTAAGATAATAACACAAGATAATACGGATTTCGTTGGTAGTGAATATAATGAACGTCATCCTGGACATATGGTCACTCTTCTGGATTATGGTCTTATGTTTGAACAAAAATATCCTATTTACTGTTCAAATGTATTTGACCTGATCAATAAGCAAATAAAGATTTTCTGAAATCTGAGCAGCTCTGCATCAACTTTTCCCCCACTAGCCTTGTTGTAAACAAAGTGTGACCATATGTGGTTAATGCTGCTGCTATGAAGTTTAGTTGCACAGGTTACAAATAATTCATGGAAAAGGTCTGAAAAACTTGGGTCAGCACAGGACAAGCCTCTCCCAAGTGACTTGTAAGGACCAGAGCTAAATCATGGAGGAGGGCAGGTTAAAGGTGCAGGGGGATGGAGCACAGAGCAGTGcagttttctttactttctcctcctccaagGTGTGGTTATAGAGAAAACGAACAAAAGGGGCAGCTGGCTATGAGTTAGGTGCAGTCAGTCTATATACGGGACATCACACAGGTGACCTGCCTGTCTGGCCGGGCCAAGTGCTGCAGCAGCCTTCACAACATCAAGGCTTTGTAGGACTGTAGGTCTTATTGAAAATTATTGCCACAAGCTTcacattttgaattattttgctgtcaaatgtatttctaatgttttttaatgttcttcACAGGAAAAACCCCTCTGTCAAAGCTGCAGCAGATCCCAGAGGGCAGCAGTAACATCAGCACCATGGCTCCATCTACTAAAGTGCTGGACGGAGGCTGGGCATGGGCGATTGTTGTGGCCTCGTTCTTGGCCCAGCTCCTGGCTTATGGTTCACCCCAGTCTGTGGGTGTCCTCTACCCCGAGTGGCTGCATGCCTTCCAGGAGGGCAAGGGCATGACAGCTTGGGTGGGCTCCCTTGTGGCTGGAGTGGGACTCATAGCCAGTAAGtaacactgtaaaaatgtaataatcctTGATGTGGGTCCACATTGGGTTACAGTTGAATTAGATCAGTGGGACAGGTCAGTGtgtaatattgtgtgtgtgaaatgtgtgtaatatttgaatatgagcaatttatgttgtttttagcaTCACACAAATCAATGATAAGCTGGAATTTGGTGTTTTTGGCACTACATATTTTTATGGACAATATATCTGCCGATATTTGTGATTGAGGTGGAGATACTATATCTGCATAGTGCAAAGGAACAAAGCACTAAATTCTCACCTTTACTCCTGGCTTTCTACAATTTCCTTCTCTACCATTACACCACATGATGCCACTGATAAAGCAGACGTAATACTCGTTCAAAGTCTGAGCACTGACATAAATGTAAAGAGGGCAATTAAACTATCACCAAGGAAGATATTTACAGTTGCTACAGGTGTTAAGGAGTTCTTACTATAATGTTTCAACAGGATGGAGAGAATGCTGTCTCACAGATGTGCACTTTGTGGCTCCACAAGCAGAGTTGCCATTATTGATTTTCGAGGAGAGCAAAGCTAGTGCAAGTCATCCATGCAATAAATGTAGGAGGATCATTTAGCCCTTAATTTGACCGCagtaggaggaaaggaaagaggaattCAGAGACAGATAAGAAGAGAAACATGGAGACTTAACAAATACTGTACTTTGTTGCGTAAATTGGTTATGGCAAGGTTGTGAACTCACTCAAAcccaaacataaacaaaagcagaaaGGGAGTCTGGAGGTGTTGCAACATAGTGAAAGAGATAATAAGTTTGAATGTAAATATCATTGCAGATGAGAGAgtgacagcaaaaaaaaccccaacataACACAGACACGAAGTCACCTTTCAGTAATGCTTGTCAGatattataaaaacatgttctgTGACTGTGCTGAGCAGACACGACCGTTGATAGATTGAGGTCTTGGTTGACATTTCCGTCTAAGGCAGAGCCCACCGGCCCGCCTGGCTTGTTGCTTTcgtctctcttttcttctctcaaaagGGGTGAGGTGAAAATCATGACTGGACAGATCTGGCCTCGAGCCTGGCCAAGTCCTGGACACGTGTCTCAGctgtcagacagctgcagcacTGCAGTTTCTGCTATACAACAGCAGGGTCTTCCCCCTGGTCAGAGGGGAAGTAAACAGTAAATGTCACATGGTGTGTGAGTCAAGCAACCTTGTGATAGGGAAGTTTTcagaaagcatttaaaaaaacatggagtcttgtgtttgaatatttaatttctaGTCTCATTtctagtatatatatatatatgagatttTATAGTATTTCTACAAATGTGATGCTTTCAGATTATGAGAAATAAGATGTTTTTTCCAACCTTCAATTTTGTGCTATGTACAATATTCACACTGGACCTCTCAGAGTCCCTTCTGAGTGATGTGACAACACCTCTGACAGGTTACCAGTTTGAACCTAATGTCATGAGGCAGCTTCCTGGTCAGACACAGCAGTGCTTTGTGAGCCGGTGTTTTATGTTCTAGGAAACTGTGATTTCCAGAAGCAACATAATATCGTCACTATCATCCACTGTTCCTGGAATGTTTTTGCTCCTATAGGACTCATTTTGTCCTTTCTGTATCTCTTTTACACACTGACACTTGAtatctcttttctccctcttctccctcagGTCCTGTCTGCAGCGCCTGTGTTGACAACTTTGGGGCTCGTCCTGTCACCATCTTCAGTGGTGTAATGGTGGCGGGTGGCCTGATGCTCAGTGCCTTTGCTCCAAATGTCCAGTTCCTTATCTTTTCCTATGGGATCGTTGTTGGTAAGGAAACACTTTTTTAATAGTCCAGCAGAGACAAGTTAATGCTGAAGTCAGCTTTGAGAACTCGTGGCCTTTACCTCGAACAGACAGTCAGGTAGAGGCTTTAGTTTTGtcaggtgggggtgggggggtagtCTGTTTGATGTTGCTTCGGTCATGGGAGTTAAATAAGCCTCTTATTCCTCTAACATATGAGAATCTCGTAACACATTGTATAATCATTTGAAACTAACAGGAGTAAATGTCAAGTCCAACTATTATGTAACATCAGTGGCTGACTATATCTTCAATCACCAGTTAATGAATACCACTGATAGTAGATAGAATCCCAATGAGAGAAGACACAAGTCTGAGCTACATTTGTTTGacattgctgtttttatgtatgaGAGATGTTGACAGAAAAATAGCATAATGACTTAGCAATGTGTGGCCCTTCATTGACTCTGAAGCCTCACCAGTGTGCCTACTACATGGACCCTCCACCTGTTATAACACATTAAGTGACAGCCCAGCCACACTTGATGCTGGTGAACCCCTTTACAGCCATCAGCAGAGGCAGCGCCTGAGAGGGGAGGCCATGCATATTTGAATACAGTCGTTTATTTTTAGAGATGTCCTTAGATGAGGGTCTGGCTCCACATGCACGTGCAGCTTGTTTACTGCTCATCATATGGTTCTTTTATGTTAATGCTAATGTACTGCACACAGATTTCTTTGAAATAACTGTCTGACTTCACACACTGAAATTTACTGAGGacagttttgttttgcagtATTGGATAAACCGCAGAACTGCTTCTTTGCAGCATAGAATGCAAAAAACTAGCctaatatatagatatatagatatgtGTTGAACATTGGAATTCTCATTCGTGCCCTTTCTGCTGACCTAATGGAAATGCTTCTTGTATCTGTCCTTTCCCTTTCTCTTAACACAGGCCTGGGTTGCGGTCTCGTCTACGCAGCGACGTTGACAATCACCTGTCAGTATTTTGACAAGAGACGTGGCCTTGCCCTCGGCATTGTCACCACAGGTACTGCTGCCTCCTCTCTGCCCTGAGCTCTCTGGGTGCACATCAGTTCTCCATGCTCACTTCTCTCATGTTGGGAGCTTGGGAGCCTTGAGAAGCTGAGGTAAATATTTATAGAGTAGCGCAGTCAGAGCAGCCTATTGAGTAGGTACAAGGACTGGTGACAAGTGTAAAGGTCTGGTTTGGCTGAAAATCATAACTTCAGTTTAGACAGCATTGCCTTTAATGAAGAGGATTATTAGTAGCAGCACCcaaaggtttttttaaaaaaagtgagtccatttttaatttaaaactctTGACCTATCGTTCAGTATAAATATTAAAGAGTAACTTAACATCCCctggagtttttgtttttgctgacctCCAGTAATATAACTTCTCAACTTGCTGCAATGATGTAAAGCTGTACTCCAGGGTGTGTCAGTACATGGTGGCATCACTGTTGGATGTACTTACAGTTGCTGAAGGCAGCAAAGCAGTGCTTTTCACTGGATAAGTTAAATTATTCTTTACAAAAGTTATGAAAACCACTGTGTAGAATCGGAACATTTCAGACTTTGGCACCCCACAGTGGTAGTATGTTAAAAGATGGCTCAAACCTGGAACAGAGAAATGACTGAGCTAAACACATAGACTGCAGCAATTTTCACCAGGACTGACAATTTTTCCTACAAATAAAAAACTTGAGTaatttgaaaggtgctatagtcaataaaaaaatctacacaTAGTGGCTTATATTGATCTGTTAtgttctgacacacacactaaaatctGTCATCTTCTGCTCACCCAGGCACAAGTGTTGGAGCATTCATCTATGCCACAGCTCAGAATGAGCTGATTGTGCTATATGGCCTGGACGGCTGCCTGCTAATCATCGGAGCTGTAGCACTAAACCTCATGGCCTGCGCTGGATTCATGAGGCCCCTCAACATGCCAGGGTACTACCTCAAACAGAAGGCCGCCCTGGAGCGCAACACAGAGGAACAGCTTTTTGAAAAGCCCCCATTGAATGACCTGAAGATCACAGCAGGCCCCACAGCAACCACTCCAGAAAAAACTCTGACAGTGAAGGAGTTGCTCATCACTATTGATCCCAAGGACTTGGCTGttcagacagagaaaaagaaaggccTGGCTGGGTTGGCAATTATGAAAgttattaaaaagaagaagcaggCTTACTCCAAGTACATGCAATCCATGTATGAGATCCTGCAAGACCAATCCATGGTGGCCTTCTGTATAGGTATCTTCATGTTCAGCCTGGGAGCATTTCCTCCTGTGCTATTCATTGAAGATGTAGCGCAGAGCGAGGGACTCATTGAAGAAGTTAGTATCATTCCCCTGGTATCAATTGGGGCTATTGCCACTTGTGTGGGCAAACTAGCCCTAGGTATGCTGGTGGACATCAGGTGGATCAACGGTATTTACCTGTATGCCTTCACCATGTTTGCAGGAGGCATCTCGCTGCTCCTTATCCCTATTACTAAGACTTATGCGGGACTGCAGGTTCTGACTGCCATCCTTGGTTTCTTCTCTGGAAACTGGTCTCTCACCTCCTACATTACCACTCAAATTGTTGGCTTGGACAGACTGACACAAGCCCATGGCATCCTCATGTTTTTCGGGGGATTTGGAATCATGCTTGGACCTCCTGTTGTAGGTAGGTGGGCTTGTCTTCTCTAAAATTGTAAGcattactacattactacaaaaaaaaaaaagttattgttTCCAGGAATCCTTGCTGACTGCTacaatgtctgtttttctcatcaCTTTCCAGGGTGGTTCTTTGACTGGACGCAATCATATGACTTGGCTTTCTACTTTAGCGGGAGCTGTGTGGTGCTGGGATCGTTCATCCTCTTTGTTCTCACCCTTCCCTGCTGGAACAGGAAACACTCTGAGAACGACAGACCAGATGTCCATTACACCAGTAACTGTGATAAAGTTGCTTCTGTAGCCTGAATATGAGTACATTTCACAGAGATTAAAATCCCCAACTCCAGTACTGCCTAGCAACTGTCCCCCACCTCTGACTATACAAGTCTTTCCTCTTATATTTGCTGCCAGGTTTTAATATACCAAAACACTAACCATAGGTTTTGAAGGCTTATCCTCTGTACTTTGCCTGCATTTCTCAGGTCCATACCACATACTGCAGATCTTTCTAAAGGTTTGACCCTGATGCCTGTGTTGATTTTATATTATAGCCTCATTTTTCGAGGTAAACTAAACGATATTGTTTAACTCCCGAACACTTGTGTTTATATTAACACTGGTGTAACCTTCATTGTAACTCTTGAGAGAAAACATGGTGCTATTCTAAACACTgggaagacaaaaaaatacagctgtTAAACTGTTGTTGTGTATTAATTTAACACAATACCAACATTTGAAACCACTctgcaaatgcacaaaaaacatctctgctaaccctaaccctaaccctaaccctttcctgAAACAGAGAATACAGGGAttggaatgaaggagggagctTCTTTTGataattgtaattttttcaacacatttttattttgtatttcgGTTTTAACATATATCTTAATTACACTACTATGTATCTTACCAAAGCATCAATTATAGTTAATGCCTGTCAACACATAACGCCTGTTGGAACAATACAACCGCCTTGCTTTTTAGatatttgttttgctttcaaGTGCATTGACTGAATTGATACTTTTCCGAAACGATTTGACATACCTCCTGTTTCTGGATCAGATAGAGACCTTCTTGAATAAGTTATGCTgattcaaaaatatgtaaaacactGAAGAGACCCTAGTGTATTTTCAACCTTATCAGCATGTTGATACTCTTTGTGGCATGATTATCATGACCTTTGCTGGCATTCATTTTGACCAGGCTGGTCCTTTCCCatcatgttgtgtgtgtatgtttaatgtgtacattttgtatatgtgtgtgcgtgtgcacatGCACGTATGTGCGCAGGTTTGTGTGTTCATTGTTTGATAAACTTTTGTATTAGCACTAGTTTGTAAAGTCCTATGTGCTAGTGACTTTTATATGCACAAACTGGCCacagagctgtaaaaatgttattgtttagGTTGGAAGTTGATAATTGTGATCATTGTAATGAATACATTGCAATAGACTTTTAGAATCACTTGAATGTTATTAAATAGACCACTACAAAACGCCTTTGACAGTTCCAGTTTCAACAGTAAATCTGGGGCATTAGTGTTTGCTTTTCATGTTTGTAGAAGCAATTACAGGGTGCTGATGAAGTACAACTGAACTGACCTAGAAGAGACAGTGTGTTTGGCTgtcacatttttcttatttttttaatgtcagtatttctatttaattctgtatttctgttctattattttattttaaaagtgcCAATAAATGATATTTGAATTAATCAGTGTGTAGATTTGTCAAGTATTTTatcattatacattttacatttaaagtaaaaggTAAATGCAGTGTTGCCATATTTGTTCAACCTGGCAGTGACCGGGCACGTATTAGCAAAGCTCTACTCATGAAAACAAGGGAAAATGTTCTGCTTTTGGAAGTAAGCTCCTCTAATggtaaaatgatcaaactagTGTCCAGGAAGATCTGAATATgagcagtttgttttcaaacaGTTTTGATACTATTATATAGATAagataaacactttttaaaacttttatttagATTGTTGATCAATAACATTGTAACACAGcataacataaaaaagaataataaacaaacaatacaagcaaaacaaaggagctaaaacaataacaaaataaagcaaaaacaataacaattaaaGTAATTTTTGTTTGAACGTTGAATAACATAACACAATCACaaacagtgaaattaaaatcacaaataatGACACACAAGAGGTTTAATTATTCAGATAAAAAGTTGAAATGGTAGATAAGATAAACTCTTCCGGGTTTTAGCATCTCCTAATGCCTTCTCCTGGCAACCGTAACACAGGTCACCATGGTTACACGTGCGTCACGTGGCTAGCAACATAAACAATTTTCCAGGGAGCTGGGAAGTAAGCTAACTGCAACTAACTGCAACATTTCAACAGCGGTATCTTCAATTATTTTAAGTCTAAAGTTGGGATGTGAGGGCGATGGCAGTCATTTTCCGCCAGTAGTCGGACTTTTGCATAGTTTCTGAATGATGAGCATCTTGTCGAAGAGAAGAAAATACGTCTACTATTGAAAAAAATGGAGAGCTGTCTCGGTCCGCTGAGCTAAAAAATGGGAGCAAGCGCTTCGGTGTCGTTCTGTGTAAGTTAAGCTGCGGGGAGCTGTCTCTatcttattacatttttttttttttttttgagctgATAGACACAATCGAGTGTACTTTGTTAAGACAACTTTTATTAGGAGGGCAGTCAGAGCACTTCTTTtagctgttttattatcaaCACAACCCACACAAAAGTAAGCTAACtggttttataacatttaaatgtgcatTGTGTGAGGACTATACCACAGTTAATGTTagctttatgttgtttttacgagttgtatttactttatttgtGGGGGTTTTTATCGATAAAATAATGCAATTATATCCTGACTACGCAGCTAACTTTTTCACATCATTGCATAAATAATTGGGGTCCAGGTGAGGGATCCTCATGACATCAAGTAAAGCTCTCCAGCTCACATTAAAAGGGCTCAAGTTGACAGATTCTCACTACTTCTCTAAAACACCATCCAGTAGAAAGTGACAGCAGCAAAACTAGCGATGGAACAATTTGATTTCTCATATTAAATCAGGTTCTTCGTGTGCTTTTTTATGCAGAGCGACCCATCTTCAGTGAGAATCCTGAGGCCCAGCGCTAAGGTCAGCCCACAGCACATTACTCCTAACCTGGTTTTAGAGCCTAAAGTGGCTGccaggtgtgtgtttggtgttgcCTTTCAAACACTGAGAGATGACGGGCAAATGGTCTGTGGAATACCCCTTGTTTTAAGAGACATAGTGGAGTACCTGGATAAGAATGGTAATCTCTTGTTCTGGGACTCCTCTGCTagtctttcattcatttatatccTACACACCTCTTTCCCCTCTCCCTtacttcccttcttcttcctctcactctcacaACACAAAGCAATACCCAAACATCACCTGTATGCACTGTGTTAATTGCATCTACTTGTTCCTTAATCACAGGATTGCACCATAGGGGTCTGTTTCGTCTGTGTGGCTCTGTGGTGCGGACCAGGCAGCTGAGGCAGCGGTGGGATAGTGGGGAGAGAGTGGACCTGGAGCATGAGGGAGATGTCCCCACGGTGGCCTCACTCCTCAAACTCTTCTTCAGGGAGCTGCCCAACCCCATAGTTCCTGAACCCCACCGCAAGGAGCTGGTCCTCAGCCTCACAGGTACAAGGAAATCCTGCTGGACTGGTATTACTGGGGATCAAATTTAATTTGCCTTGAGATTTTAATTATGGGCATAATAAATTAATGCTGATAATGATGCTCTTTAGATTAAGACAAGGCATTGCTGAACTCAGTCAGTATATCTATTC encodes:
- the LOC133991947 gene encoding monocarboxylate transporter 9-like; its protein translation is MAPSTKVLDGGWAWAIVVASFLAQLLAYGSPQSVGVLYPEWLHAFQEGKGMTAWVGSLVAGVGLIASPVCSACVDNFGARPVTIFSGVMVAGGLMLSAFAPNVQFLIFSYGIVVGLGCGLVYAATLTITCQYFDKRRGLALGIVTTGTSVGAFIYATAQNELIVLYGLDGCLLIIGAVALNLMACAGFMRPLNMPGYYLKQKAALERNTEEQLFEKPPLNDLKITAGPTATTPEKTLTVKELLITIDPKDLAVQTEKKKGLAGLAIMKVIKKKKQAYSKYMQSMYEILQDQSMVAFCIGIFMFSLGAFPPVLFIEDVAQSEGLIEEVSIIPLVSIGAIATCVGKLALGMLVDIRWINGIYLYAFTMFAGGISLLLIPITKTYAGLQVLTAILGFFSGNWSLTSYITTQIVGLDRLTQAHGILMFFGGFGIMLGPPVVGWFFDWTQSYDLAFYFSGSCVVLGSFILFVLTLPCWNRKHSENDRPDVHYTSNCDKVASVA